The window atttatgtatttcttTGTGTTTTAACTACTCTGATTGACGATATATTTTTGTCTTCTCTGGTTGTACATGTGAGTTATTGTTGTTCTTGATAGCCATTTCGAATGAATAATGTTGGCGAAGAAAATTCGATATTTACATACTCTGTCTGAATAAGATTATTTCGGATGGTTTAAGCATTAGGTGTTCCTCGTCATTTCTTGCATGTTGTACCATCAACAACTTTTAATGCTTGGTTCTTGGCTTCCAGTTTTTTTTGAAGATATTGTTTGTAGCCGAAGTATATAgatttttttcaaagtttaaGCTATGTAATTATGCCCCAATCTTTGAGAATTGTATAATATGGATTGCACTTGCTCATATGCTTACATGAGAGTAACAATTAATGTACTTAAATGTCTACGCAATGGGGCAATGCTATATGATCTTTAGTAGTGCTGTTAACAAAAGGTGAACCCTGGCAGGGTAGTGCGGGAAGGGAAAGAACGTCGCAGACAGTGGGCAAAAAACTTGACCCCACGGTCATTGCCCAAAAAAGATATCACCGGACATGAGATGGAAAATGAAACAAGGGAAGAGTCTCTAGTTAACAAAGGAATGCTACCAGATAACATTGTCAAACTTCTTGCAGAGCGTGAGAAGTAAGTCTTCTTACCTTGTATAAAGTCGTTGTAGTCCTCCTTGCATTTTATATGCCATCATCGTATGTTGTTGTGATCTCACAAGATCCTAACCTTGTCAAATATGTTGTGTGCAGAAAAGTTTTCTCATCGGACTCTGAGGATGAGAAAGTTGAGAAGAAGTCAAAGAGAAGAAAGACGAGAAAATCTGGGTTAGTGATGACACTTTTTCCTGTTCTCTGTAACCACCCTCTCCCTATACCTCCTATAGCTGTATTTCATAGAAAATGTGGCTATTGTTTAGACCCCAACCTAATTTCTTCACCGTGCCCACTTCAACAGTGTTAGTAACAAATGAGCTCACCATTTTTACCTCGGTATAAAAACCAGAAATTTGTGATTATGCCTACCtcaattttttgtgtttttcttcCTTGTCTTTGACAGGTTGGAACCTGTTATATTGAAGGACATTCCAGCTGCGCAATGTGTAGAAAGCTCACTGGAATtcttgaagaaaagaaaaatgcagGTTTCAAGATCATCTGCAGTTTTGAACAATTCAAACCAAGCGTTGCGCCTCCTGTCAAGGTCCGGCTTACTAAAGTGAAGCTCGTTGCTGCAAACCGGGCTAGTCAATAGCGCGTTTTTTGCTACAGAAAACTGTGCTTGAGAGAAAATTTAGTAGACATTGTATTTGTTGTTATAAATGAATTACTTGCTCCATTCCTAATCTATATTGGTCAATAGATTTTCAATAGATTCAGTGTATTCGACCAATGCTTGGAGGAATCGTATACTAACTTATCTAAATGAATACATTTTGTAAGTTCACATCACAGAATGGTTTCATCAAATATTTCGTGCCTTTGTATGTTACGTGTTTCAACATTTCGGCCATTCAGGTTGAATTTTATTCGGAGAATGTATGgttatagtaattatttgtGGAGGGCTTACTATCTGACCACGCATGAAAGTTTTATAAATAACTCACTTATATATCAATGgcacaaaaattgaaaataatttgttaGTTATCTTGCCCCTTAACGAGATGAAAAACAAGATAAAACCGATAGAAATAGACGGCCTATTTTAGGATGAATATAGTGAGATTTGGAGGTCGAGAGATAGTATCACAATTTGCAAAGAGAAGATATCCTAATGGTCCTGGTTGTAGGTCGATAGCAGCCATCCCctccttttcctctctctagAATCGAATGTTAATGCAATAAGCAACAAACATCCGAGAGGGAGAGCCCTTATGATGAACAACTCAGATTCCAGCCCCCCAAAAAGGGCAACATTCTCCAGCTGGCTCAGTTCGGATCCCTTCCTCTTCCGGGGGGCGGGGCAGAGAAGCTTCCGCTACCTCCCCGCCCCCTCCTTGGAATCTCATCATCACACGCGTCTGCTCGGCTCCCTCATCCGTAAAGAGGGCCACATTTACTCCCTTGCTGCCTCTGGCGACCTCCTCTACACGGGCTCCGAGAGCAAGAGCATCCGGGTCTGGAAGAATCAGAAGGAATTCTCCGGCTTCAAATCCAACTCCGGTCTCGTTAAGGCCATCATCATCTCCGGAGAACGGATCTTCTCCGGTCACCAGGACGGCAAGATCCGAATCTGGAAGGCCTCGCGCAAGGATCCCATGTTCCACAAGCGCGTGGGCACAATGCCGACCTTGCGATCGATGATCAAGATCTCCTTCAATCCCAGTAACCACGTTCGAAAAGCGCACATCGACGCCATCTCATGCCTCAGCCTGAGCGAGGACAAATCCTTGCTCTACTCCGCTTCCTGGGATAAGACCTTCAAGGTATGGAGGATCTCCGACTCCAAATGCCTCGAGTCTGTCACGGCGCATGATGACGCCGTGAACGCCCTCGTCGCCGCATGCGACGGCTTCGTGTTCACGGGGTCGGCGGACGGCACCGTTAAGGTGTGGCGGAGGCAGGTGGTGGGGCGGAAGACGAAGCATTTCCTGACACAGACGCTGCTGAATCTGGACTGCGCCGTGACGGCGCTGACCGTGGACCCCTCCGGCAGGTTCCTCTACTGCGGGTCGTCGGACGGCCTCGTGAACTACTGGGAGTGCGGGACTTTTTTATGCCACGGCGGGGTGCTGCGGGGCCACAAGCTGGCGGTGCTGTGCCTGGCGACAGTGGGGAAGTTGGCGCTGAGCGGGTCGGCGGACAccaatgtgtgtgtgtggaggAGGGACGGTGGGGAGCACGTATGCCTGTCGGTGCTGACGGGGCACAGCGGGCCTGTCAAGTGTCTGGCAGCTGAGGAGGAAGATTCGGAAGACGAGATGGGAGCCTACTGGCGCATTGGCGGCGGAAGGAACTATATCTTGTATAGCGGCAGCAGCGATAAGTCCGTCAAGATATGGAAGGTGACGCAGGCGCCACGAGCCCCACCGCGCCTGCCCTCTCGGCCCTATCGGCAGATGGCAGACTTTCTCTACGGAGCTTCCACCTGCAAGATTGCTGCGGCTGAGCAGGATCATGCACGTCCTATGTTTAATCAGGCTTCATGAAATTCTCTACAGGATTATTTGGGACCTTTTTCACCTTCACTATTTTAGTATACATGACATGACAGGACATATAAAACGATGCGGTTAAGGTATTCTACTTTGGTATGTGAAAAGTTTGTTCAACATTTCTGGAGAGGAAGTGTATGATTTATCTTTATCAACGCATCCAATCCTAGgaatttgtattttgtgaGGACGGAAAATAAACTAAGTTTCCTATTCCCTTTATCACTGTGTGGGAAGCACCGAAAATAACATATCTCAATCAGCCATAAAACTATATCTTGCCTGCTCCCGAGCGCTGAGAAGAACATTTCTGCACACCCATCCCAGTCTCGACATCTTCTCCACCATTTCACTAACATCCGCTTCTGCACGTTTCTTGCTTTGTCTTATTAGTGTAAGCCATTCACACGCTGAATCTGACAAATCGCAAGCTTCTAAAACGTTTTCCCATTCCGCCATGTCAACTAGGAGACCCTCCCGAATGTAACAAGCCTATAACACCATTAAAAAGatagatgttaattaattgatggaaATTTGCATATCCACTTTTATATAAGATATAAATTGTCAGAAATTTGATTAGTAGAAAGACGGTTCACCTGCAACAATCCTGTTATCATATCTGTAGTTTGAGCCCCTTCCCGCATAGATAGAAGAATTCCATGCTGCAAATAGATGAAGCACAATTTAGCATTACAAGAGTCAAGTAAAGAAAATTGGCACATAGCAGAATTCGAGAGATAAACATGACAGCATAAGAGCCAGAGCCATCTAAAATACGCACATCCTTTAGTCTGGATCCTCTGCTGTGGTTCTCCAGGCAAACAAAGTAGAAATCTTTATCTTTTAAAGATCGTAATGTCATCAGCGATAGCCTTGGTATTTTCCTCTTGTGATTCAAGCAACCAACTCTAATAGGCAGCAGCTCCCTGCCTGATCGGAATGTCACTTAGAAGGCAGCTCAAAAAGCAAGATCATATAATGTAACTATGCAGAAAAATCTACCTTTGCTTGATATGATATTAATGCCTTCCCTCTCACTCACTTCAGCTGGCGAAGGGATATATTTATGCTGGATCCAGATTTTTATTATCAACTCAAGCCTATCCTACAATATAGAATGTACTAAGAAATCTTGCTTAATTGCAAAAATAACATTTGACAAGGTTAGGATGGTTTCTTAAACATTTTAGAACCACAAAAAAGTAATGCACAAAGTTTTTTGTATCATGCCTGAATTCTGTTGAGGTAGattataaaatgcaatatgtTCTACAACATAATTTTTGTTCCAAGTGGAAAACATAATAGCTTAAGGTAAAGAACTAATCCcagcatttaattaaattagtccTAGCTCATGAAATATCACATGCTTTAGAAAGTACAATAAAGACAAGAGATTACATAAATGGATAAAGGATTTCCCCTTTTCACCTTAAGATACAAAGAAGAGAGCATTGCAGAAAATGCATAAGCAAGAATGATACTATATGAGAACTCCAACAACCTTCAGGTTGAAGTAAAATTGGTAAGTAGATATTCATGCAATATAAAGGACTAACCTTGGTCAATGTTTGCAGATGAACATGTTTCAGCGATTGGTAGATCCCGAAAAGGTCAATGGTGGAGAAGATAGGATATACAACAAATGGTAGAACTGCCAACAATCTTTAAACATAGAGAGATTAGAACCAAAAAGCAAGTCAGAATATTTTCAACCAAAACaaagaaaggaaaatacaTAAACgcatacacatacacatacaaatcaagttaattttacaatactataagataagaatagaTTAATTGTACTAATTCATAAATTACAACAAAGCAATGTTATCAATCTCGTATGGCGGTTTATGGTGGTTCGCCTAAAAACCGCCACAGGGATCTGGCGTATTAGTATGGcggtcaataattaaataaataaaataatacttatatatttatatataattcaaaaattagaaaataataaaaatataccatctaaaactcttaaaacaattaataaagcaTAAAATACAAATCTAACCTCCATGTTTCTAGCATAACGCCCAATTCCTAAATGCAATACACACACAACGTTGTCAAATGGCGAATATGGCGGTGCTATGGCGTTACCACCACCAAACGCCATGCCATAGCGCCATGGCACCGCCATATCCGCTATTTGATAACACTGCAACAAAGTAACAGGAAATGAGGATCGAGCACCAACCTCTGATTGTTTCTGAACAAAATGTTGAAGGTTGCAGCAAGCAGAAGACCGACATTATCAAAGCACACTGTTTGAATCTGAAGTGCAAATAAGAATCAGATTTCTTCATAttaagtgaataaaataaagatatttttatatcttcCAGATAAACCAAAGCTTACCTGGGACTTTGCAGAAACTTCACCAAGATTGTCTGAGATGGCAAAGCTTCTGTGAACAGCAGTCTGACAACACAATACGCTGTGTCACCATGTAGAAAACTAGGTGGGATGAACATGATTGGCATATGATATTATGGAATTAGACTAACTGAAGCATATAATCATCAAGTATAAACATGAAGACACTCACACTATAGAGAACTCAACTTGTTTAAGTAGATATATGCCtcgttttaaatttataatgctTTCCAACTAAAGGATAAGTTCATACTTCATAGGCAAGGGGCAATCATAATGCTTCTTGAGTAGTCAGTCACGGCTACATCCAATTTTGACAACGATATTGAATTTATAATCAAAGCAGTAACTCTAAACTTACACCAGTTGATAAGTAGCAAGCCAGGCTTATTTGCTTAGCAATATTGGCTATCGttgcaagaagaagaaagtgtGCGGGGTAGGCAGGAGTCAGCAACTCAACACCAATGCTCAGGCTAAACAGAATAGAAGTTGAGAACCTAACTCTCTTCagccaaaaacaaaacaacagaatcagcaaaattaattgaagatAAGTAAGATTACtcaataaagagaaaaaaggatTTCTAACCACCAGAACATGGAAAATGGCTTACAATAATTTACACAATGACTACCAAGTGAGAATATATACCTTGAGATTAGTATCAAAATCTGAAGCAAGGCTAGCAGTGTAAATGCACCTACTAAGCCGCCCAAGGCCATCCTTCAAAACCCAATTTAGGGCTGCAGCTGATGGCAGTGAGCGAGAATAACCCATACCTATTGCCCGAAACATCGCCTAATACGACCATTCAGATATCACAGTTTCCTTAGTCAATATATGCAGTGATTTTTCACACCAATACACATTCACGCACATGCACACTCGTGATCAGTCTCAAACTTAATCCAGGATCATATAAATTCAAACGCTCTAAGTtaaaattacaagaaaaaataaactgTTAAGTTGAAATAATGATTCATATTTAATCCAAAGGATGAAAGAGTTTCAAATCAACAGCTAGTGCCGAGGCTAAATTGTAAAACAGCACTAATCAGAAGATACAATAAACGAAGAAATGCTAAAAGAAGTAGTACCTGAGTAGCAAGAACTTGCAAAGCAGAGCTGAAAACTCTATGCAAGAATTTCCACTTCACATACTCCATGTAGTTCTCATTCACTTCCCTAGGAAGAAAAAAGTTCCTAATCGCAACCCCACAAACTCTGCCCAAACTCGAAAAATTCCATATAGAAAACTGGGTAACACCGCCAACAGAGACTAATTGCATCTCGTTTCCATCCCAAAAGTACCTCAAAATCGTCCCTGAACGGTGAACGACGACAGGAAGGTCGAATTTTTTAGGGGATTCTTGGGCGAAGTGAAGGGGTTTAATCTTTTGTTCATCTTGATATTCATGGTTGAATTTGAATGGGATGCTTGATGGTTTTGAGACAGCCAAGGGTTTAAGAGAGGTTTTAGGGTCAATGGGTTTTGCAGGTCTGATGGGGTCATATCTTGTGCAATAAAGTGGTGAATTTGTATGTGCGTGTAACGTTAAATTCATCACTATAAAATGGTACGAATTCTCAGAAACAGagtatgtttatttgatgtagATGGAGAACGGCGGAATTGGGGGGTTTCAACTTTAGGGATTTGAGGGAGTGGGGATTAGAATTTGATGATCACAGCTTACTTGTTTGCTGCTGCTGTGAAGCCAGGCGGCGGGCCAACTGTTGTTAGTAGCTGAttctattttaagatttttttttttttttttttgttatgctGCTTAGATTTTAGTAACCAAAATATCAGCGGTATTTATTCTCTGCCATAtcagtatttttaatttgggttatttgttgaataaaaatacatcaactttgaaattttctgatttttttccACAACAAATTTTGGCCTAGTTAAAGCTTATGTGGAGTACCATCTAAGTGGCGAAAGGTGGAAAATCAATATAACCAACTTCTGATTGTTCCTTTaaactttcattttctaatttaaatatatgaataatgaGAAGTTTTAATATATCGTCCGAGTAtcttgaaaaaattttaaaaatgttagtgaTTTAAGATATTTGTGAcacttatttttcaaattgtaTGTGGTTAGAATGACGGcggtttcatttttatgtgcTAATGCTGTATATTCACGATTTAAgtgattatgtttattttgatcattttaatgtaattttgaaaatgttaatgaaatattataaaaaatactctccacgaattttaataaatataaattaacatTTATGTCTAAATTCTTTAAGTGTTGGacattaaattaagaaaaaaatctaTTGTTGGGAAAATCGAAAAATCTCAATGTTCAGGGGATATTATGTAAACTCACAAAAGTTCGTGTAGTTTTCAGCTTCAATACTTGCCGCTTTTTGCCATGTTCGCACTTCCGGCGTACACGTCAGctttaatttaaagaaaaattatattttggggaaaaaacataaaaattgaaagttcatGCATTTAGATTCAAAAATACAAGTTCTGGGGAAAAACCTATTAAATGTTGAAAGCTCGTGTATTTACAGACAAATAACCCTTTTATTTTCAACCATAAAAACCACCCCGGCTGCCAGTCCTGGAGCTTTATAGTGGGCACCCTAAATACTAAGCTCCTCCATTTGTacttactagtagtattagttatgtttttccatttttcaccTTTCGTAAAtgagactttttttttatattttttcttttacttaattaattttcttattaaaactcgtatccgGTCCACAAAtgggattatttttatagaaggatggagtattaatttttttcactaatGGATCTCATTTTCTACGATTCTACTAACAAcatttgaatcattttttttctctcaatctTTGTATACTTCCAATAAAACTTGTGCTGTCTATTTTGTTTGGATGGAGGTGTGTCCAGTATCGGTTATGGAAAACTCCAAACCGTAACCGGTGGGATAACCGGTTCAAAAACAAGCTCTTGTGACGGTTCAGGTGGTTCTAGGCGAATTACAATCTGAAGAGTCCACAGCTGCATCCCTCCCTCCCCAATCCCCACCATAACCATCACTAATCCCAAGAGATGGCCTTTACCCTCCTTGGTAATCTCAGCTTCTATTACACGTACCTGTTCTGTTGATTGTTCAAAAATTTAGTTCACATTGCTGTCTAATTACGGCGTTGGAAGCACATAAATTTACATGATGGGaggaattttaaaaatattgtatgtACCTAATGAACAGTTctatacatgaaaaaaaaaaggaatatgatcAAAATGAGTTAACAGAGTGAAGTTAGTAGTTACAAATCAGTTAATCTTAAATGCCAAGTGTCAAGTGATCAACACCATTTACACTCAGTTAATGAAAAGGATATTTCCTTGAATCATAACTCTTTACTGACTGAACTCCGATGGCCATTCCCACCACACCGGCAAATATTCTTCTTTTCagtttgtttttgtatttatgaGAGTTATGGACttgtatagtagtatatgattaAGTAAACGTCCATCTACCTCTTTATCTGGGAAGGTGAACCAAATGCTCATTGCGTTTGAGCATCATCAAGGATACCTCTACCTCTTTACAAATGCAACCTGTTGATAAGCATTACCTTCTGTCTAGTCACATTGCTTCTTCATGTAGTGCAAGGAATTGGAAAGGTTAGCATATTTCTGTAATTTGCCTACACAACGTCGATTTGATGTGTTTTGCAGGATGCTTACGAGTTACAGTAAACATGTCCACACATAGGTTTTAGATTGGTAGTTGTGTTCCACTTCTAACCTGAGTATAAGTCTCAAACCTCAATGAAGTAGACTCCTCTCCCTACTCAAACTCTAAATAGAATACAATTGACTAAAGACTTTGCCAACAAAACATAATCCTAACAAACAAAAGTTacacatgaaaataaacaaaaggtGAAGATGGACAATTATCTGATAATCTTTGGCaacaattgaaaataatcTTCACGGATGATCAATATCAAAAACATATCTGGATTCTATGCCTCAAAATGTTACCAATCTCATATTTGGGTTCTAACCACAACATTTTGTTGCAGAAAACAATTTTGTAGTGCCTAGATAAATAATCTAGAAATGAGTTGAAGTGGAGTTGTTAGAAAATTTCTCATTATCAGTCTCCGCTTGGTTTTTGGAGCTAAATGCATACATTTTATGCTTtgctatatttatttatctcttGTAATACATGTGTGCCTTAACTTCCTTTAGCCTTTTTAAATGCACATCACAGTGTTGATTATGATTTGCTGAATGGAAAATGGACTATTGTTCAACAACAAAACTTGTTTATATGGATCGTCAGCTGCTGTAAGCAGTAGTGAAAATACATGTATATCCAAAAACATCTATGTCAATAATGCAGAAGATGATGCTTGTGAACAATATGGCGTTCCTTCACTTGAGAGGGTTCCGGTTTCACTTACCATACTTAATCACGCTACAAGAATAAAAGTGGGTACAAATTTGTGAATTGCTGTCATCCTATTGTATAAATTCATCTCCAGGAAAAATATGGATTTTGCTCCTAGTGAAATATTTTGGCTATTGAGATTTTAGTGTATGAATATATCTCATCTACTTGGTCCATGtgtacaaattttaaagtagGTTTCTCCA is drawn from Salvia hispanica cultivar TCC Black 2014 chromosome 6, UniMelb_Shisp_WGS_1.0, whole genome shotgun sequence and contains these coding sequences:
- the LOC125193863 gene encoding protein JINGUBANG-like, which gives rise to MMNNSDSSPPKRATFSSWLSSDPFLFRGAGQRSFRYLPAPSLESHHHTRLLGSLIRKEGHIYSLAASGDLLYTGSESKSIRVWKNQKEFSGFKSNSGLVKAIIISGERIFSGHQDGKIRIWKASRKDPMFHKRVGTMPTLRSMIKISFNPSNHVRKAHIDAISCLSLSEDKSLLYSASWDKTFKVWRISDSKCLESVTAHDDAVNALVAACDGFVFTGSADGTVKVWRRQVVGRKTKHFLTQTLLNLDCAVTALTVDPSGRFLYCGSSDGLVNYWECGTFLCHGGVLRGHKLAVLCLATVGKLALSGSADTNVCVWRRDGGEHVCLSVLTGHSGPVKCLAAEEEDSEDEMGAYWRIGGGRNYILYSGSSDKSVKIWKVTQAPRAPPRLPSRPYRQMADFLYGASTCKIAAAEQDHARPMFNQAS
- the LOC125193862 gene encoding protein root UVB sensitive 4 isoform X2 encodes the protein MNLTLHAHTNSPLYCTRYDPIRPAKPIDPKTSLKPLAVSKPSSIPFKFNHEYQDEQKIKPLHFAQESPKKFDLPVVVHRSGTILRYFWDGNEMQLVSVGGVTQFSIWNFSSLGRVCGVAIRNFFLPREVNENYMEYVKWKFLHRVFSSALQVLATQAMFRAIGMGYSRSLPSAAALNWVLKDGLGRLSRCIYTASLASDFDTNLKRVRFSTSILFSLSIGVELLTPAYPAHFLLLATIANIAKQISLACYLSTGTAVHRSFAISDNLGEVSAKSQIQTVCFDNVGLLLAATFNILFRNNQRLLAVLPFVVYPIFSTIDLFGIYQSLKHVHLQTLTKDRLELIIKIWIQHKYIPSPAEVSEREGINIISSKGRELLPIRVGCLNHKRKIPRLSLMTLRSLKDKDFYFVCLENHSRGSRLKDHGILLSMREGAQTTDMITGLLQACYIREGLLVDMAEWENVLEACDLSDSACEWLTLIRQSKKRAEADVSEMVEKMSRLGWVCRNVLLSAREQVEAP
- the LOC125193864 gene encoding uncharacterized protein LOC125193864; this encodes MSDYDSDAPEEFTSEQGMQQDEEIRKVQKENKARVVREGKERRRQWAKNLTPRSLPKKDITGHEMENETREESLVNKGMLPDNIVKLLAEREKKVFSSDSEDEKVEKKSKRRKTRKSGLEPVILKDIPAAQCVESSLEFLKKRKMQVSRSSAVLNNSNQALRLLSRSGLLK
- the LOC125193862 gene encoding protein root UVB sensitive 4 isoform X1, with protein sequence MNLTLHAHTNSPLYCTRYDPIRPAKPIDPKTSLKPLAVSKPSSIPFKFNHEYQDEQKIKPLHFAQESPKKFDLPVVVHRSGTILRYFWDGNEMQLVSVGGVTQFSIWNFSSLGRVCGVAIRNFFLPREVNENYMEYVKWKFLHRVFSSALQVLATQAMFRAIGMGYSRSLPSAAALNWVLKDGLGRLSRCIYTASLASDFDTNLKRVRFSTSILFSLSIGVELLTPAYPAHFLLLATIANIAKQISLACYLSTGTAVHRSFAISDNLGEVSAKSQIQTVCFDNVGLLLAATFNILFRNNQRLLAVLPFVVYPIFSTIDLFGIYQSLKHVHLQTLTKDRLELIIKIWIQHKYIPSPAEVSEREGINIISSKGRELLPIRVGCLNHKRKIPRLSLMTLRSLKDKDFYFVCLENHSRGSRLKDHGILLSMREGAQTTDMITGLLQACYIREGLLVDMAEWENVLEACDLSDSACEWLTLIRQSKKRAEADVSEMVEKMSRLGWVCRNVLLSAREQARYSFMAD